The stretch of DNA TGGCGGGCGAAGCGGATGCCGAGCCAGGCGCCCAAGGCGATGAACGGCAGCAGCAGGGCGTTGAAGGTCAGGGAGGGGAGGGTGATCAGGCCCAACTGGGCGCTGAAGGGGACCTTGAAGGTGTTGACCAGCAGGAAGAACCAAGCGCTGGTGCCGATGAAGGCCGTGGGCGGGAGTTTCATGGACAGCAGATAAATCCCCATGATCGGGCCGGCGGCATTGGCCATCATGGTGGTGAACCCCGCCAGCAGGCCGATCAGGACGGCGACCCCGTGATGGTGTGGAACCAGGCTTTCGGGATTCGCAAAGCGTTGTCGCCACAGATTCAATCCCAGCATGAACAGGACAATGCCGCCGATGATCGGGCGGATCTGGGCATCTGTCAGGTGGCCCATCGACAGCCAGCCGGCGAAAATGCCGGCGATCGTCCAGGGAAAGAGCTTGAATAACCGCGGCCACTCGGCGTGCCGATGATAGTACATCACGCCAATGATATCCCCGGCAATCAGCATGGGCAGGATCAGGCCGGTGGAGATCTTGGCCGGGATCACGGCCGCCACCAGCGGGACCGCCAGAATCCCCAACCCGGGAAGGCCGCTTTTAGCCAGGCCGATGATCAGCGCGGCCAGGGCCATAATCCCCCATTGCAAAGAAGTCAGTTCGCTCATAGTTCAATCCATTCTGTCCCATTCCGTAAATTCTGTCGAAAAAATCTTTCAGTTATCTTGCCCGCCCCTTATGATGGCGCACGTGACGGAAGGCTGAATATTACAAATTTGTACAACCAAGGGGCTGTATATTGCAAAAATGTACTATTTTGAGGTTTCGCAGGTCGCTACGCCGGGGTGGGATTAAATGTTAATACTTGCGGTTAAATGAGTTGTGCATTCTTGTGCTGCGGTTGGCATGATATTTGCTAAATAAATGTTCAAGTTTTTGTGTGGAATGGGAATCAAATTAAGGAGTCACTTATGAATGGATGTTGTGAATCTGTTAAGAAGCAATCTCTGCCTGAAATGTTTGGATCGAATGTGTTCAGTGATGTGGTGATGCGGGCGCGTCTGCCGAAGAATGTCTACAAGAAGCTGCGTTCGACGATCGATGAGGGCAAGGAGCTGGATCCCTCCATTGCCGATGTCGTGGCCAATGCGATGAAGGATTGGGCGATTGAGAAGGGGGCCACGCATTACTGTCATTGGTTCCAGCCGATGACCGGGATCACGGCGGAAAAGCATGACGCGTTCATTTCCCCGACGGCCGACGGGCGGATCATGATGGAATTCAGCGGCAAGGAGCTGACGCAGGGTGAGCCGGATGCCTCCTCCTTCCCCTCGGGCGGCATTCGCGCCACCTTTGAAGCCCGTGGCTACACCGTCTGGGATTGCACCTCCCCGGTCTTTGTCAAGACGGATGGGCTCAACACCACCTTGTTCATTCCCACCTCCTTTGCCTCCTATACCGGCGAGGCGCTGGACAAGAAGACGCCGTTGCTGCGTTCGATGCAGGCCCTGAACAAGCAGGGGATGCGGGTGTTGAAGGCGTTGGGCAATAACACCAGCAAGCGCGTCATCACCACCCTGGGTGGCGAGCAGGAGTATTTCCTGATTGACCGTCAGTTTGTCGAGAAGCGTTCGGACCTCCGGTTTGCCGGCCGCACCCTGTTCGGGGCGCCTCCGCCGAAAGGGCAGGAACTGGAAGACCAGTATTTCGGCGCCATTCATGAGCGGGTCGCCTCGTTCATGGCGGACCTGAATGAGGAACTGTGGAAGATGGGGGTGTCGGCCAAGACGCAGCACAACGAGGTGGCCCCTGCCCAGCACGAACTGGCGCCGGTTTACGCCACGGTCAACATCGGGGTGGATCACAACCAGCTGGCCATGGAGATGATGCAGCGGATTGCCCGCAAGCACGCGTTCGTCTGCGTGTTGCACGAAAAGCCCTTCGCGGGCGTCAATGGCTCCGGCAAGCACAACAACTGGGCGCTCTGCACGGATGACGGCATCAATTTGTTGAATCCCGGCAACACGCCGCATGACAACATGCAGTTCCTGGTGTTCCTGTTCGCCACGATTCGCGCGGTGCACAAGTATGCCGACCTGCTGCGGGCCACGGTGGCCACGCCGGGTAATGACCATCGTCTGGGGGCCAACGAGGCGCCGCCGGCGATTGTGTCGATCTTCCTGGGCGACCAGCTGACGGACATCTACCAGCAGATCAAGAAGGGTGGCGCGAGCCGCTCGAAGCAGGGCGGGAATTTGAAGCTGGGCGTGACCACGCTTCCTTCGATCCCCATGGACACCACCGATCGCAACCGGACCTCGCCCTTTGCCTTTACCGGCAATAAGTTCGAGTTCCGCATGCCGGGGTCGTCGCAGTCCCTGAGCGGGCCGAACTTCGTGCTGAACACGATTGTGGCGGACGCCTTGTCGGAGATGGCGGATGCCCTGCAGGGCGCCAAGAACATCAATGCGAGTGTCCAGACGTTGTTGCAGAAATACGCCAAGGAACACGAGGCGATTATCTTCAACGGTGACAACTACACCGAAGAGTGGAAGAAAGAAGCCGCCAAGCGCGGGCTGCACAACATCCGCAACTGTGTGGATGGCATCAATGTCATGATGGAGAAAGAGAATGCCAAGGTGATGATCAAGCATGGCACCCTCCCCAAAGAGGAAATCCATGCGCGTCATGAAATTCTCCTGGAGCATTACATCAAGACCATCAACATCGAGGCCAAGACGATGTTATCCATGGCGCGGCGTGAAATCCTGCCGTCCCTGATCAGTTATGCGACGGATCTGGCGCACGGCGTGAATGCCGTTGAGGCGGCCGGCGTGGATGCCGTGATTCAGTCGAAATTGCTGCAGGAAGTGAATGACGCGGCCGCCGAGATGGGGCTGTCGATTGATGTCCTGGCGGATCTGCTTGCCGAGGCCGCGAGCGAGCCGGCGGTGGGCAAGAAAGCCGTGGCCTACCGGGACGTCGTGGTTCCGGCCATGGTGGCGTTGCGCAAGGTGTCGGATGGAATTGAACCGGTGGTGGATGCCGAGTATTGGCCGCTGCCGACTTATGCTGACATGTTGTTCTATCGTTGATTCGGTTTCTAAGTTTCAGTATAAGCAATGCCCCGTCGGGACACACCCGGCGGGGTTTTTGTCAAATTTTGCGGAGAGAAAAAGAGGAGTGTACGATGAATGGAATGCCTGTCCCCCAGGGGTTATATGATCCCGCCAATGAACACGACAATTGCGGCGTTGGGTTTCTTGCCAATATTGACGGGGTTCAGTCCCATCGCATCGTCTCCGATAGTATTGAAGTCCTGAAAAACCTGTTGCATCGCGGCGCCGTGGGCGGCGATTTGAGCACGGGTGATGGCGCAGGGGTCTTGCTGCAAATCTCCGATAAGTTTTTCCGCAAAGAGGCGGCCCTGCTGAAATTCACGTTGCCCCCGACGGGGGCCTATGGGGTGGGCATGCTGTTCCTGCCCCAGTCGAAGGCCCGGAGCCAATGCCTGTCGACCATCAAGCAGGTGATCCAGGAGGAAGGGTTGGACTTCATCGGCTGGCGGGATGTTCCCACCGATGGCGGGATCCTGGGGGCCGAGGCGCGTGCGGCGCAACCGTTCGTCATGCAGGTGTTCGTGGGCGGGGGGAAATGGTCCGGACCGGCGCTCGACCGCAAGTTGTATGTGGTCCGCAAGCAGTGTCAGCACCGGGTGGCGGAGGTGATCAGCCCTGAGGAGCGGTTTTACATTCCCAGTTTTTCCTCCCGTACGATTGTGTACAAGGGCCTGCTGATGGGGGGCCAGGTTTCCGGTTTCTACAAGGATTTGAACGATCCGGACATGGAGAGCGCCGTGGCGGTGATTCATCAGCGCTACAGCACCAATACGTTCCCGTCATGGGAGCTATCCCAGCCCTTCCGGTTTCTGGCCCACAATGGTGAAATCAACACGCTGCGCGGGAATATCAACCAGATGCAGGCCCGCGAGAACGGGTTGGCCTCGCCGCTGTTCGGCGATGATATCCGCAAGCTGATCCCGATTATTGACCCCGGGGGAAGTGATTCCGCCTGTCTGGATAATGCGCTGGAGCTGCTGGTCGCCGGGGGCCGTTCGATTTCGCATTCGATGATGATGCTGATTCCGGAAGCGTGGGGGGCGAAATATCCCATTGGCCCGGATCAGAAGGGGTTTTTCGAATACCATGCGGGCTTGATGGAGCCTTGGGACGGTCCGGCCACGGTGGCGTTCACGGACGGCTCGGTCGTCGGGACCCTGCTGGACCGCAATGGTCTGCGTCCGGCGCGGTATACGATCACGAAAGATAATTTTATTGTGATGGCCTCCGAGGCAGGGGTGCTGGATATTCCCGCGGAACGGGTGCTGGAGAAGGGGGCCCTGCGCCCCGGCCAGATGATGCTGGTGGATCTGGCCCGCAAGCGCGTGCTGAAGGACAAGGAGCTCAAAAGCCAGCTGTCCCGTCGTCAGCCCTATCGCCGCTGGGTTGAGGAAAACAAGGTTTCGGTACAGGGCCTGTTTGAGGCCATGGCGCCCATCACTCCGAAAGCCGAGTCGCTGCTCCAGCGGCAACGGTTGTTCGGGTATACGCGTGAAGACGTCCAGATCCTGCTGGAGGCCATGGCCTCCAAGGCGCATGAGGCCGTCGGTTCGATGGGGACGGACACGCCGCTGGCGGTCTTTTCCGAAAAGCCGCAACTGCTCTTTTCGTATTTCAAGCAGCTGTTCGCCCAGATCACCAATCCGCCCATTGATCCGATTCGCGAAGAACTCGTCATGTCATTAATGACGTTCATCGGGAATCCCTCCAACATCCTGCTGGAAACGCCGCAGTATGCCCGCCTGATCAAGTTGCGGCATCCCTTCCTGTCGAATGAGGATCTGGAGCAGATCCGCGGGCTCGGGCTCAAGGACTTCAGTGCCGCCACGATCCCGATCGGGTTTCCGGCGGGCGGTTCCGGCGCGGAGTTGAATGCGGCGTTGGATCAGTTGTGCGTATCCGCGGATGAACGGGTGGCCGACGGCAAGAACCTCCTGATTCTGAGTGACCGGGATTTGGCCGACGGGATGGCGCCCATACCGGTGTTGATGGCGGTGGCGGCCGTCAACCGGCATCTGGTGCGCAGCGGGCGCCGGACCGGAATGGGCCTGATTGTGGAAACCGGTGAAGCCCGTGAGGTGATGCACATGGCCCTGCTGCTCGGCTATGGGGCCACCACGATCAACCCCTACCTGGCGTTTGAAACCATTGCCGATCTCGCGCTCCGGAAAGAGCTGAGTGCGGATATCGGGCCGGCCAAGGCGACGGAAAATTATGTGGGCTCCCTGTGTGAAGGGCTCCGTAAAGTCATGTCGAAGATGGGGATTTCGACCCTGCGAAGTTATCGCAGTGCCCAGGTGTTCGAGGCGGTGGGAATTGACCAGGCGCTGGTCGATCGCTTTTTCACCGGCACGGCCTCCCGGGTGGGCGGCATCGGCCTGCCGGAAATCGCGACCGAGGCGAATGCCCGCTACCACGAGGCGTATTCCGCCCAGACGGCGGCGCTATCCTTTTTGCCGGCCGGTGGCCAGTATCGCTACCGCCGGGATGGCGAGCGGCATCTCTGGTCCCCGGAGGCGATTGCCAACCTCCAGCACGCGACCCGTGCCGGGGATGTGAAACTGTACCGCGAGTATGCCCGGCTGATCAATGACCAGGCGGAGAAGCAGTTCACCCTGCGGGGCATGTTCAAGTTTAAGCCCGGGACCCCGGTGCCTCTGGCGGAAGTCGAGCCGGTGGCCGGGATCATGAAGCGGTTCGTCACCGGTGCCATGTCGTTCGGATCGATCAGCCGCGAAGCCCATGAGTCGATGGCCATCGCCATGAACCGGCTGGGCGGCATGAGTAACAGTGGCGAGGGCGGCGAGGATCCGGCGCGCTATCAGCCGCTTCCCAACGGGGACAGCCGGTGCAGCGCCATCAAGCAGATCGCCAGCGGACGGTTCGGGGTCACCACGGAATTCTGCGTGAATTGCCGCGAGCTCCAGATCAAGATCGCCCAGGGCGCCAAGCCGGGTGAGGGCGGGCAGCTGCCCGGTCACAAGGTGAATGAGGAGATTGCCAAAGTGCGGCACTCGACCCCGGGGGTGACCCTGATCTCGCCGCCGCCGCATCATGACATCTATTCCATTGAGGATATCAAGCAGCTGATCTACGACCTCAAGAACGTCAATCCGGAAGCGCGGGTCTCGGTGAAGCTGGTCTCGGAACTGGGAGTGGGGACGATCGCCGCCGGCGTGGTGAAAGCGCATGCGGATATGGTCCTGATCAGCGGTTACGATGGCGGCACCGGCGCCTCGCCGTTGTCCTCCATCAAGCATGCCGGCGCGCCCTGGGAACTCGGACTGGCCGAGACCCAGCAGACGCTGGTGTTGAATAACCTGCGAGGACAGGTCCGGCTGCAGACAGATGGCCAGATCAAGACCGGGCGTGATGTGGTGGTGGCGGCCTTGCTGGGAGCCGAGGAATATGGCTTTGCGACCACTGCCCTGGTGGTGCTGGGCTGCATCATGATGCGCAAGTGTCATAACAATACCTGTCCGGTAGGCGTGGCGACCCAGGACCCGAAGTTGCGTAAGTTGTTTGCCGGAAGTCCGGATCACCTGGTCAATTTCTTCACCTTCATCGCCAGTGAAGTCCGGGAAATCATGGCGGAACTGGGCTTCCGCACCATTGATGAAATGATCGGCCGCTCGGATTGTCTGGAAATGAACCAGGCGATCACCTTCTGGAAGGCGAAGGGCCTCGACTTTTCGAAGATTCTCTATCGTCCGCCGGGAGACGGACCGGTCCGGTGTGTCGGGAAGCAGGATCACGAGCTGGCCAGTGCGATGGATCTTAAATTGATCCCGAAGGTCAAGGCGGCGATTGAAACCGGGAAGCCGGTCTCGTTGGAAAATCCAATCCGGAACGTGAACCGGACGGTCGGCACGATGATTGCCGGGCTGGTGGCGAAGAAATACGGTCATACCGGGCTGCCGGATGACACGATCACCCTGACCTTCAAGGGCTCGGCCGGACAGAGTTTCGGGGCCTGGTGTGCCAGGGGCATGACCCTCGTGCTGGAAGGGGAGTCCAATGACTTCCTGGGCAAGGGGTTGTCCGGTGGCCGGATCATCGTCAAGCCCTTCCCGGGGGCGACGTACGTGGCGGAGTCGAACATCATTGCCGGGAATGTGCTGCTGTACGGGGCGACCTGTGGAGAAGTTTTCCTGAATGGTGCGGTCGGGGAGCGGTTCGCCATTCGCAACAGTGGCGCGACGGCGGTGGTGGAGGGGATTGGCGATCACGGCTGCGAATATATGACGGGCGGCCGGGTGGTGGTGCTGGGTCATACCGGGGTCAATTTCGGGGCCGGCATGAGCGGGGGACTCGCCTACATTTATGATGAACACCGGATCTTTGATGCCCGCTGTAATTTAGACATGGTGGACTTGGAACTGGTGGTCAGCGCGACGGATAAGGCGGAACTACGGGGCTTGCTGGAGAAGCACCTGCGCTATACCGGGAGCCTGAAAGCCAAACGCATCCTGGAGAACTGGGAAGAACAATTGCCGTATTTCATCAAGGTGTTCCCGATGGAATACCGCCGTGTGATGGGCCAGATGATGAAGGAAGACGAAGCGACCGAACGAGCAGAGGTG from bacterium encodes:
- a CDS encoding sulfite exporter TauE/SafE family protein, with the protein product MSELTSLQWGIMALAALIIGLAKSGLPGLGILAVPLVAAVIPAKISTGLILPMLIAGDIIGVMYYHRHAEWPRLFKLFPWTIAGIFAGWLSMGHLTDAQIRPIIGGIVLFMLGLNLWRQRFANPESLVPHHHGVAVLIGLLAGFTTMMANAAGPIMGIYLLSMKLPPTAFIGTSAWFFLLVNTFKVPFSAQLGLITLPSLTFNALLLPFIALGAWLGIRFARHIPRKVFEVLVQLFAAIGAIKLFF
- a CDS encoding glutamine synthetase III: MNGCCESVKKQSLPEMFGSNVFSDVVMRARLPKNVYKKLRSTIDEGKELDPSIADVVANAMKDWAIEKGATHYCHWFQPMTGITAEKHDAFISPTADGRIMMEFSGKELTQGEPDASSFPSGGIRATFEARGYTVWDCTSPVFVKTDGLNTTLFIPTSFASYTGEALDKKTPLLRSMQALNKQGMRVLKALGNNTSKRVITTLGGEQEYFLIDRQFVEKRSDLRFAGRTLFGAPPPKGQELEDQYFGAIHERVASFMADLNEELWKMGVSAKTQHNEVAPAQHELAPVYATVNIGVDHNQLAMEMMQRIARKHAFVCVLHEKPFAGVNGSGKHNNWALCTDDGINLLNPGNTPHDNMQFLVFLFATIRAVHKYADLLRATVATPGNDHRLGANEAPPAIVSIFLGDQLTDIYQQIKKGGASRSKQGGNLKLGVTTLPSIPMDTTDRNRTSPFAFTGNKFEFRMPGSSQSLSGPNFVLNTIVADALSEMADALQGAKNINASVQTLLQKYAKEHEAIIFNGDNYTEEWKKEAAKRGLHNIRNCVDGINVMMEKENAKVMIKHGTLPKEEIHARHEILLEHYIKTINIEAKTMLSMARREILPSLISYATDLAHGVNAVEAAGVDAVIQSKLLQEVNDAAAEMGLSIDVLADLLAEAASEPAVGKKAVAYRDVVVPAMVALRKVSDGIEPVVDAEYWPLPTYADMLFYR
- the gltB gene encoding glutamate synthase large subunit, with amino-acid sequence MNGMPVPQGLYDPANEHDNCGVGFLANIDGVQSHRIVSDSIEVLKNLLHRGAVGGDLSTGDGAGVLLQISDKFFRKEAALLKFTLPPTGAYGVGMLFLPQSKARSQCLSTIKQVIQEEGLDFIGWRDVPTDGGILGAEARAAQPFVMQVFVGGGKWSGPALDRKLYVVRKQCQHRVAEVISPEERFYIPSFSSRTIVYKGLLMGGQVSGFYKDLNDPDMESAVAVIHQRYSTNTFPSWELSQPFRFLAHNGEINTLRGNINQMQARENGLASPLFGDDIRKLIPIIDPGGSDSACLDNALELLVAGGRSISHSMMMLIPEAWGAKYPIGPDQKGFFEYHAGLMEPWDGPATVAFTDGSVVGTLLDRNGLRPARYTITKDNFIVMASEAGVLDIPAERVLEKGALRPGQMMLVDLARKRVLKDKELKSQLSRRQPYRRWVEENKVSVQGLFEAMAPITPKAESLLQRQRLFGYTREDVQILLEAMASKAHEAVGSMGTDTPLAVFSEKPQLLFSYFKQLFAQITNPPIDPIREELVMSLMTFIGNPSNILLETPQYARLIKLRHPFLSNEDLEQIRGLGLKDFSAATIPIGFPAGGSGAELNAALDQLCVSADERVADGKNLLILSDRDLADGMAPIPVLMAVAAVNRHLVRSGRRTGMGLIVETGEAREVMHMALLLGYGATTINPYLAFETIADLALRKELSADIGPAKATENYVGSLCEGLRKVMSKMGISTLRSYRSAQVFEAVGIDQALVDRFFTGTASRVGGIGLPEIATEANARYHEAYSAQTAALSFLPAGGQYRYRRDGERHLWSPEAIANLQHATRAGDVKLYREYARLINDQAEKQFTLRGMFKFKPGTPVPLAEVEPVAGIMKRFVTGAMSFGSISREAHESMAIAMNRLGGMSNSGEGGEDPARYQPLPNGDSRCSAIKQIASGRFGVTTEFCVNCRELQIKIAQGAKPGEGGQLPGHKVNEEIAKVRHSTPGVTLISPPPHHDIYSIEDIKQLIYDLKNVNPEARVSVKLVSELGVGTIAAGVVKAHADMVLISGYDGGTGASPLSSIKHAGAPWELGLAETQQTLVLNNLRGQVRLQTDGQIKTGRDVVVAALLGAEEYGFATTALVVLGCIMMRKCHNNTCPVGVATQDPKLRKLFAGSPDHLVNFFTFIASEVREIMAELGFRTIDEMIGRSDCLEMNQAITFWKAKGLDFSKILYRPPGDGPVRCVGKQDHELASAMDLKLIPKVKAAIETGKPVSLENPIRNVNRTVGTMIAGLVAKKYGHTGLPDDTITLTFKGSAGQSFGAWCARGMTLVLEGESNDFLGKGLSGGRIIVKPFPGATYVAESNIIAGNVLLYGATCGEVFLNGAVGERFAIRNSGATAVVEGIGDHGCEYMTGGRVVVLGHTGVNFGAGMSGGLAYIYDEHRIFDARCNLDMVDLELVVSATDKAELRGLLEKHLRYTGSLKAKRILENWEEQLPYFIKVFPMEYRRVMGQMMKEDEATERAEVIHG